Below is a window of Carassius auratus strain Wakin chromosome 50, ASM336829v1, whole genome shotgun sequence DNA.
CGATTCGAACTTCAAACTGCTCGGGATCTGGATGTGGGAGTTAATTCAGTCCGCCATTACCAACTGAGTAAAAATGCGCATTTTGACTTGGAAATTAAAGATAGTGTTTATGGAGATAAAACACCTTTCTTAATATTACAGAAACCATTAGACAGGGAATTCACTGAAATACACAGGTTGCTACTAACTGCAGTAGATGGCGGAAATCCACCTAAATCGGGCACTCTTAATATCACGGTCATTGTTCTCGACGTAAATGATAACCGACCTATATGCAATAGCGATACCTTGACGATAACATTGCGTGAAAATGCAATTGTTGACACTGTAGTGATAATTATGAATGCAAGTGATGCGGATAGTGGTTTAAATGGTGAAGTAGAATATGCATACGGTAGAAACATGAAaccaaaaatacatgaaatatttcAATTAGATCGCACGACTGGTGAAATACGAGTTAGAGGCTTAATTGACTTTGAAGAAAATGAAATCTACAGTTTGATGATAAGAGCCTCAGACAAGGGTCTTCCTCCTCTGAACACCGATTGTCAGCTCATCATTAAAGTTGAAGATGTAAATGACAATAAACCAGAAATACAAGTAACATCTCTTTCAAATGTAGTTTCGGAGGACGCCAAAATTGGAACTGTTATTTCTCTCATAAGTGTAAGTGACAAAGATTCTGGGATCAATGGAAAAGTTGTGTGTAGTCTATCTGACAGTGTGCCATTTGAGTTAAAACCGTCTGTTCAAGATAACATGTATTCCCTTGAAACAAAAGAACGTTTAGACCGAGAGTTAGTGTCcgaatacaatataaaaataacagcaaCAGATTTAGGTGAACCTTCTTTGTCAGCATATAAAACAATGTTTGTACAGGTGTCAGATGTTAATGATAATGTCCCACAATTTTCGTCAAATCCTCTAGAGctttatttaactgaaaataaCCCTTTAGGTGCTTCTATATTTTCTGTCAGTGCATCAGACAGAGATATTAATGAAAATGCTGCCATAACTTATCATATAATTAGAGATGGTGGTATACAGAACGATATGGCAACTGCTATGAATATAAATTCGGAGACGGGTGTTATTCACGCACTAAAGAGCTTTGACTTTGAAACTGTTAAAAGGTTCCAGTTTCACATACTTGCAACAGACTCTGGAGCTCCATCTCTGAGCAGTAACGTGACAGTGAAGGTGTTTATTCTGGATCAGAACGACAATATTCCAGTGATCTTGTATCCAGTCAGCGCTAACGGTTCTGCTGAGGGTGTGGAAGAGATTCCCCGTAATGTGAACGCAGGTCATTTGGTGACTAAAGTCAGAGCCTATGACGCAGATATAGGATACAACGGCTGGTTATTATTTTCACTGCAGGAAGTTAGTGACCACAGTCTCTTTAGTTTGGACCGCTATACAGGACAGATAAGGACCCTTCGCTCATTCACAGAAACAGACGAAGCCCAGCATAAACTGATCATTCTGGTCAAAGACAATGGAAACGTTTCTCTCTCAGCAACAGCGACTGTGATTGTCAAAGTTGTGGAGCCCAAAGAGGCTTTTGCAGCTTCTGATGTGGAAAACGCAGTAAAAGACGAGGAGGAAAACAACgtgacattttatttgatcatcaCTTTGGGCTCAGTTTCAGTGCTTTTTGTCATCAGCATCATCGTGTTGATTGTAATGCAGTGCTCTAAATCGACAGACTATTCGTCGAAGTATGTGCAGGAACCAAATTACGACGGGACTCTGTGTCACAGCATCCAGTACAGATCTGGAGACAAGCGGTACATGTTAGTTGGACCCAGAATGAGTATCGGCTCTACTTTAGTCCCGGGCAGTAATGGAAATACTCTAGTCATACCAGATCGAAGGAGGAGAGATTCTGGAGAGGTAAGAATGGCAGGTTCATACTAATTACAGCTACTGTTTTGCTGTGcttttgttatacattatagttttaatttagGCAATATGTTATACCTTTACCTAGTCATGATTTCACAGCACTCAATCTTGTTCAGTAAGCAACTTTATTTGACAGCTTTTATTTTCTGTTCGTGACCGCAGATTAAAGGGAGCTGTCCATTTAGTTGGTGCTGAAtgtcctttttttaattttataaagtcCTAAAAAATGTCAATTGTTGCAAAAAACTGTTgatatacatgtttttttgtttcagatgtgtatgtgtttattttatcctATTTCATTGGCATTCTTTCGAAATCACGCATTTTTGTCTTTGCTATATATGAATACCTTAATTGTATTTATGTCCGTGATCCGTTTAATTTGCTACATTTTTAGTTATAGTGAAAATTTATAATGGTATTTTCGCTTAAGTGACTTTTGTAATGGGTTAGACAGGAGATGTAACACCTTACTGTGCACGATACAGAGTTGTTCAATCCTTTAGAATTATTCATCATTTTTAAGGGattattgttatataatatatatatatatatatatatatatatatatatatatatatatatatatatatatatatatatatatatatatatatatatatattaaattaactgTATACCGCTCGGTGTCAGTATTGCTCTATGTTATGATGAAGAAATGCCCTGCCTAGATGGTGACATGCGCAGTGCTGCATTGTTCAGGAGCCATTATGAGCCGAAGAAAATTATAGTGCTTAGGGTGGGCTGACGATGGGACCTAAGACATAATTTCCTGATTTCTGGTACTACACGGTTTATCCTGTTGATAACCACGGATAATAGATGTCTAGttcttgaatatttttttgttttaattgctcGCCATGGGTAAGGATGGACAAAGGCGCAGATGGGGATACAGCTGGATTGCTTTGTGTTTGTTGATGCATTGTGAACAGCATGTTTCGGCACAGATCAGATATTCTATTCCGGAGGAGGTGAAAGAGGGATCACACGTGGGAAATATTGCTAAAGATCTCGGTCTTGATATCAGTTCGTTAGAGCACAGACGATTCCGTATTGTTTCTGGATCTAAGGACAGCTTTTTCCAGGTAAATCAGAACAATGGCATCTTATACGTTCACAAGAAAATCGACCGAGAGGAGATTTGTGATGGCAATGGCGCATGTTTGCTAAACTTAAAGATTGCAGTTGAAAATCCACTCGAAGTCCACTACGTCGAGGTTGAAATAACAGATGTGAATGATCACTTCCCATCTTTCCCAGAAAAAGACGTTCACGTAGAAGTTGCAGAAAATACTGTAAAAGGCGCTCGCTTTGATCTTCCAATCGCAAGAGATTTGGATGTTGGCGTTAATTCTGTTCGGTCCTATCGCCTCGGACAAAATGATAATTTTGAGATAGAGGTAAGAGACAGTGAATACGGAGATAAAAGTCCTTTTCTACTTTTACAAAAACCGTTAGACAGGGAAAGTCAAGAGAAACACATATTAACATTTATTGCCATCGATGGTGGAAATCCACCTAAATCAGGCTCTTTAAATATAACTGTGTCGGTCCTCGATGTTAACGACAACCGCCCAGTATGCAACAGAGACACATAcactatttctttaaaagaaaacgcCTCTCCCGGTTTTACTGTAACATTTGTTAATGCAACTGACCCTGATGAGGGCGTTAATGGAGAAGTTGAATATACTTACAGTAGAAACGTGCAGCGAAAAGTACATGATATTTTTGATCTGGACAAGGTAACAGGTGAAATACGTGTAAAAGGCAAAATTGATTTTGAAGAGAACGAAATTTATAgcttaaacattaaagcatcagaTAAGGGACGCCCTCCTATGAACACTGACTGCAGAGTTATCGTTAAGATTATTGATGTCAATGATAATGAACCTGAGATTGAAATAACGTCTTTGTCTAATATTGTTTCTGAAGACTCAAAGCCAGGCACAGTCATTTCTCTTATTAGCATAACAGACAAAGATTCAGGAATTAATGGTAAAGTTGTTTGCAGCTTGTCAAAGAATGTACCGTTTGAGCTGAAACCATATGTTCAGCAGAATATGTATTCTCTAGTGACCAAAGAGAGTTTGGACCGGGAGGTTGCATCCCATTATGACATCACAGTAACAGCTACTGATTTAGGCAACCCAGCTCTTTCAGCTTCAAAATCTCTGAGTATAGAGGTGTCCGACGTCAACGATAATACACCACAATTCCCCCACAGCCTTCTTGAGATGTACCTGTTTGAAAATAACCCACCTGGACAGTCCATATTTTCTGTTAGCGCCACTGACgaagacaaaaatgaaaatgctcatATTACGCATCATATTGTAAGAGGCGACCAGACACAAAACGACATGACTTCATTCCTTAATATCAATTCTGAAACAGGCGTGATTAGTGCTCTCAGAAGTTTtgactttgaattattaaaaaagtttCAGTTCCACATACTTGCAACAGACTCTGGAACTCCGTCTCTGAGCAGTAACGTGACAGTGAACGTGTTTATTCTGGATCAGAACGACAATGTTCCAGTGATTTTGTATCCAGTCAGCTCTAACGGTTCTGCTGAGGGTGTGGAAGAGATTCCTCGTAATGTGAACGCAGGTCATTTGGTGACTAAAGTCAGAGCCTATGACGCAGATATAGGATACAACGGCTGGTTATTATTTTCACTGCTGGAAGTTAGTGACCACAGTCTCTTTAGTTTGGACCGCTATACAGGACAGATAAGGACCCTTCGCTCATTCACAGAAACAGACGAGGCCCAGCATAAACTGATCATTCTGGTCAAAGACAATGGGAACGTTTCACTCTCAGCAACAGCGACTGTGATTGTCAAAGTTGTGGAGCCCAAAGAGGCTTTTGCAGCTTCTGATgtgaaaaacacagtaaaagaagaggaggaaaacaacgtgacattttatttaatcatcaCTTTGGGCTCGGTTTCAGTGCTTTTTGTCATCAGCATCATCGTGTTGATTGTAATGCAGTGCTCTAAATCGACAGACTATTCGTCCAAGTATTTACAGGAACCAAATTACGACGGGACTCTGTGTCACAGCATCCAGTACAGATCTGGAGACAAACGGTACATGTTAGTTGGACCCAGAATGAGTATCGGCTCTACTTTAGTCCCTGGCAGTAATGGAAATACTCTAGTGATACCAGATCGAAGGAGGAGAGATTCTGGAGAGGTAAGAATGGCTGATTGATTCTAATTCATCGTcttggtttgtttttatttttataaggtaAAATTATGATTTCTGCACTCAGTTATGTTTTCATAGGGCAAAACCTGTTCAGTAATTTATTCGACCGCTTTGATCGTCTGATCGTATTGTTAGCAACCACAGATCACAGGGAGCTGTTCACTGTTTTGGTGCTGAAATTATATTCCGTTCCTTTGAGGATATGCTTAATTATTTATTAAGGCGCATTTGTTTGTGACgcttaaaatacttaaatgacTAATTTTGGATGtcatgaaacatttttaaaacaatgtcAGTCCTCGGGATtaataaaggttgtgaaaaaaatcttttttttttttttttttttttttaatctgaacatATTGTAGGGTTTATACCTTCAGTATTTTTAAAACTTAGTTATGCTTTTAAAAAGTTAAGTATTTTAATCCACTTGGTGGCGTTGTAGCTCCAGTATTTGTCCAGAATATTGAGTCCTGCCCCTGATGATGACACAaataggccttttttttttttttttttttttttacacacaccgGAAAGGCTCCGGATACATATGCCGTACTGCCGGTACTTAAAGACTGATTTCATATTTGCTCATTTTCTCATGGTTGTGCTTGCCATAAACATCCAACTACGACCTTTAATACTCGAGGATATTTACAACTGATCCTAGAGAAACTGTTTGCTAAATCGCTCGTGATGGATGCCGGAGGACAAAGACGCAGATGGGAGTACTGCTGGATTgctatttgtatttcttttattctTGCATTTGGACAGCGAGTTTCAGCTCAGATAAGATATTCAATTCCAGAAGAAGTGAAAGAAGGAACAGCTTTGGGAAATATTGCTAAGGATTTGGGTCTTGAAGTAAGTAGCTTGGTGGACAGGCATTTTCGAATCGTTTCTGGATCTAAGGAGGAGCTGTTTCAGATAAATCAGGAAAATGGCGTTTTGTACGTCCATAAGAAAATCGACAGAGAGTCTTTGTGTGCTGGCAGCGGTGTTTGCATGGTAAATTTAAAAACCGTTATTGAAAATCCTCTCGAGATACATTATGTGGAGGTAGAAATATCAGATATAAACGATCATTCTCCTAGTTTTCCTGAAAAAGAGCAGCGCCTGAGAATTTATGAAAATACACTGCCTGGTGCTACTTATCAGTTACAGGCAGCCGTTGATCCAGATTCTGGAACGAATTCGGTCCGGACCTATAAGTTAAGTCCTAATGATCATTTTGAAATTCGACTGAGAGAGAGTGATGAGGATAAGGTACCATTTTTAGTCCTGAAGAAGGCTGTTGATAGGGAGATTACAACTACATACAAGTTACTTTTAACAGCAGTTGACGGAGGGAATCCTCCGAAATCTGGCATTCTTaacattactattactattctaGATATAAATGATAATCATCCTGTTTTTAGCCGAGATACATATTCTGTTACATTAAAGGAGAACTGTATTACTGGCACTGTGGTTATCCGTGTAAATGCAACTGATATGGATGAGGGCACAAACAGCGATATTGAATACAGTTTTGCCACGTTAAATAGCGACGTGAATGAATTTTTTGAACTCGATCAGGTCACAGGTGAAATACGTGTAAAGAGAAAAGTTGATTTTGAAGCTGCAGAAGTTTATAAACTAGATATTCAGGCATCGGATAAGGGATATCCACCTATGTCTGCAAACTGTAGAGTTGTTATTAAGATTATCGATGTGAATGACAACTGGCCAGATATTGAGATTACGTCACTTTATAAGAACATCCCTGAAGATTCTAAACCTGGAACGGTCATTTCTCTCATCAGTGTGACTGATAAAGATGCAGGGATCAATGGTAAAGTGATTTGTCAGTTAATCAGACATATTCCCTTTGAACTTAAGCCTTCTTTCAAAGACAATATGTACTCTTTGGTGACAAAAGATCGGTTAGATAGAGAAACGAGTTCACAGTACGAAATTACAATGACAGCCTCAGATTTAGGACAGCCGTCGTTGACTGCATCGGCCACTATAACCGTTCAGATTTCTGATGTTAATGATAACGCTCCGGAATTTGCAATAAATCCTTTAGACCTCTATATAATGGAAAATAATGCAGCCGGTTCGTCTATCATTTCTGTAAGCGCCTTTGATAGAGACACTGCTGAAAATGCCATGATATCGTATCATATAATTAGAGGTGATGGAACACCGAATGATTTgtcatcttttttaaatataaattccgCCACTGGTGTTGTTTATTCGCTGAAAAGCTTTGACTTTGAAACACTAAAGACTTCCCACTTCCATGTTCTCGCTACGGATTCTGGAACTCCATCTCTGAGCAGTAACGTGACAGTGAACGTGTTTATTCTGGATCAGAACGACAATGTTCCAGTGATCTTGTATCCAGTCAGCGCTAACGGTTCTGCTGAGGGTGTGGAAGAGATTCCCCGTAATGTGAACGCAGGTCATTTGGTGACTAAAGTCAGAGCATATGACGCAGATATAGGATACAACGGCTGGTTATTATTTTCACTGCTGGAAGTTAGTGACCACAGTCTCTTTAGTTTGGACCGCTATACAGGACAGATAAGGACCCTTCGCTCATTCACAGAAACAGACGAAGCCCAGCATAAACTGATCATTCTGGTCAAAGACAATGGTAACGTTTCACTCTCAGCAACAGCGACTGTGATTGTCAAAGTTGTGGAGCCCAAAGAGGCTTTTGCAGCTTCTGATGTGAAAAACACAGTAAACGACGAGGAGGAAAACAACgtgacattttatttaatcatcaCTTTGGGCTCAGTTTCAGTGCTGTTTGTCATCAGCATCATCGTGTTGATTGTAATGCAGTGCTCTAAATCGAAAGACTATTCGTCGAAGTATGTGCAGGAACCAAATTACGACGGGACTCTGTGTCACAGCATCCAGTACAGATCTGGAGACAAACGGTACATGTTAGTTGGACCCAGAATGAGTATCGGCTCTACTTTAGTCCCGGGCAGTAATGGAAATACTCTAGTGATACCAGATCGAAGGAGGAGAGATTCTGGAGAGGTAAGAATAGCAGGTTCATACTAATTACAGCTACTGTTttgctttaatatttgtatacGTTATATGCGTTATGCCTCTATAGTAATGATCTATAgcacaaaaactttttaaatactttgtttGACAGATTTTATCGTCTGATCGTGCATATCCTAAGCGTGCAGGCAGTTGTTCACTGCCtctgacatttttattcatttgtttaattattgttataataataataataataataataataataataataataatagcattgcttcttcttcttcttcttcttcttcttcttcttcttcttcttcttcttattattattattattattattaaactgtttgCTAATCGCACGTGATGGAAGCCGGAGGACAAAGGAGTAGATGGGGGTACTGGattgctttttttaatttatttttttaattattggatTTGGATTGGAAATTTCAGCTcagataagatatatatatatatatcttgcatttcttaattaagaaaaaaaataacactctcaatggtaaaaaaaaaaaatgactgaaaatatgCAATCATAAAACCCATAAtttcttgatgtttttttttttttttttagatgcaatcATGCATTTTTGTCTTTGCTTTctaaatattgtaaatgtatttatgtccATGATTCGACTGAACTGCTATTTTCTTTTTCAGCTATGTTGCCATTTAATTGTATAATGGGATTTTCACATTAAGTGACTTTTGTTATAGGTTCGACAGAAGATGGTACAGAGTTGCTAAATCCTccagaattattaatattatttaagatATTAGTTGTTTGAAATTAACAGCATACCGCTCGGTGTCAGTATTGCTCTATGATGTAATGGAGAGATTACGTCCTGCCTAGATGGTGACATGCGCAGTGCTGCACTGTTCTGTACATTTCAGAAGCCACTGTGAGCCGAGAAAAATTATAGTGCTTATACGGTGGGCTGACGATGCGATTTAAGACATAATTTCCTGATTTCTTTTACTACACGGTTTATCCTGTTGATAATAACCACGGATAATAGATGTCTAGTTcttgaatattttttgttttaattgctcGCCATGGGTAAGGATGGACAAAGGCGCAGATGGGGATACAGCTGGATTGCTTTGTGTTTGATGATGCATTGTGAACAGCATGTTTCGGCACAGATCAGATATTCTATTCCGGAGGAGGTGAAAGAGGGATCACACGTGGGAAATATTGCTAAAGATCTCGGTCTTGATATCAGTTCGTTAGAGCACAGACGATTCCGTATTGTTTCTGGATCTAAGGACAGCTTTTTCCAGGTAAATCAGAACAATGGCATCTTATACGTTCACAAGAAAATCGACCGAGAGGAGATTTGTGATGGCAATGGCGCATGTTTGCTAAACTTAAAGATTGCAGTTGAAAATCCACTCGAAGTCCACTACGTCGAGGTTGAAATAACAGATGTGAATGATCACTTCCCATCTTTCCCAGAAAAAGACTTACAGATTAAAATAGCGGAAAACACTTTAAAGGGCACTCGCTTTGGTCTTCCAACCGCAAGAGATTTGGATGTTGGCGTTAATTCTGTTAGGTCCTATCGCCTCGGACAAAATGATCATTTTGAGATAGAGGTGAGAGAGAGTGAAGACGGAGATAAAAGTCCTTTTCTACTTTTACAAAAACCGTTAGACAGGGAAAGTCAAGAGAAACACATATTAACATTTACTGCCATCGATGGTGGAAATCCACCTAAATCAGGCTCTTTAAATATAACTGTGTCGGTCCTCGATGTTAACGACAACCGCCCAGTATGCAACAGAGACACATAcactatttctttaaaagaaaacgcCTCTCCCGGTTTTACTGTAACATTTGTTAATGCAACTGACCCTGATGAGGGCGTTAATGGAGAAGTTGAATATACTTACAGTAGAAACGTGCAGCGAGAAGTACATGATATTTTTGATCTGGACAAGGTAACAGGTGAAATACGTGTCAAAGGCAAAATTGATTTTGAACAAAATGAAATTTTTAGACTGAACATCATGGCATCTGATAAGGGACGCCCTCCAATGGATACAGACTGCAGAGTTGTTATTAAGATTATTGATGTCAATGATAATGAACCTGAGATTGAAATAACGTCGCTATCTAATATTGTTTCTGAAGACTCAAAGCCAGGCACAGTCATTTCTCTTATTAGCATAACAGACAAAGATTCAGGAATTAATGGTAAAGTTGTTTGCAGCTTGTCAAAGAATGTACCGTTTGAGCTGAAACCATATGTTCAGCAGAATATGTATTCTCTAGTGACCAAAGAGAGTTTGGATAGGGAGGTTGCATCCCATTATGACATCACAGTAACAGCTACTGATTTAGGAAACCCAGCTCTTTCAGCTTCAAAATCTCTGAGTATAGAGGTGTCCGACGTCAACGATAATACACCACAATTCCCCCACAGCCTTCTTGAGATGTACATGTTTGAAAATAACCCACCTGGACAGTCCATATTTTCTGTTAGCGCCACTGACgaagacaaaaatgaaaatgctcatATTACGTATCATATTATAGGAGGCGACCAGACACAAAACGACATGACTTCATTCCTTAATATCAATTCTGAAACAGGCGTGATAAGTGCTCTCAGAAGTTTTGactttgaattatttaaaaagtttcagTTCCACATACTTGCAACAGACTCTGGAACTCCGTCTCTGAGCAGTAACGTGACAGTGAACGTGTTTATTCTGGATCAGAACGACAATGTTCCAGTGATCTTGTATCCAGTAAGCGCTAACGGTTCTGCTGAGGGTGTGGAAGAGATTCCCCGTAATGTGAACGCAGGTCATTTGGTGACTAAAGTCAGAGCCTATGACGCAGATATAGGATACAACGGCTGGTTATTATTTTCACTGCTGGAAGTTAGTGACCACAGTCTCTTTAGTTTGGATCGCTATACAGGACAGATAAGGACCCTTCGCTCATTCACAGAAACAGACGAGGCCCAGCATAAACTGCTCATTCTGGTCAAAGACAATGGGAACGTTTCACTCTCAGCAACAGCGACTGTGATTGTCAAAGTTGTGGAGCCCAAAGAGGCTTTTGCAGTTTCTGATgtgaaaaacacagtaaaagaCGAGGAGGAAAACAACgtgacattttatttaatcatcaCTTTGGGCTCGGTTTCAGTGCTTTTTGTCATCAGCATCATCGTGTTGATTGTAATGCAGTGCTCTAAATCGACAGACTATTCGTCCAAGTATTTACAGGAACCAAATTACGACGGGACTCTGTGTCACAGCATCCAGTACAGATCTGGAGACAAACGGTACATGTTAGTTGGACCCAGAATGAGTATCGGCTCTACTATAGTCCCGGGCAGTAATGGAAATACTCTAGTCATACCAGATCGCAGAAGGAGAGATTCTGGAGAGGTAAGAATGCCCGATTAATTCGAATTACAATCAGCGTGTTGTTTTGGAATTGTAGTACGTTATAGTTGCAAAATAgtattcttttacattttgattctCGCAGGGAGCTGTCCGTTGCGTTGGTGCTGAAATGATATGCAAATCCTTCAGAATATGCTTCATTGtgcttacattttttatttaattttttgtcttgaaaacattttaaaacaccaaTGTAAGTTGACAAAAATACTGAATGGATCTAaacttaaatatacttcatttatgATTAcgtttattgtttgtgtgtgtgtgtgtgttaaatactCATGGTGGTGAATTTTAAGcggttttcaagtgttttaaaccACTTGGTGGCGGTGTTGCTCCAGCATTTGTCCAGAATATTGAGTGCTGCCCCTGACGATGACGTAAATAGagctgtatttacattttttttttcacacacactggAAAGGCTCGGCATGCATGAACAATACGCTGCGCTGACGGTACCTAAAAAGACCGAGTTCATTTAGTTATTTTCTCATGTATTTGCTAAGAATATTCTTCTGCGGCCTCTAATATTCGAGGATATATACAATTGATCCTAGAGAAACTGTTTGCTAATCGTCTAATCGCACGTGATGGAAGCCGGAGGACAAAGGAGCAGATGGGGGTACT
It encodes the following:
- the LOC113067278 gene encoding protocadherin gamma-A5-like → MEAKGQRRGYERWRIFLCFSLLVCFGQQVSAQIRYSLPEEMKVGSVVGNCAKDLGLDVTTLADRRFRIVSGSNDGLFQVNQNNGILYVDKHIDREEVCDGNSACLINLKIVVEKPLEVRYIEVEITDVNDHSPSFHDKDFYLEIWENTVTGTRFELQTARDLDVGVNSVRHYQLSKNAHFDLEIKDSVYGDKTPFLILQKPLDREFTEIHRLLLTAVDGGNPPKSGTLNITVIVLDVNDNRPICNSDTLTITLRENAIVDTVVIIMNASDADSGLNGEVEYAYGRNMKPKIHEIFQLDRTTGEIRVRGLIDFEENEIYSLMIRASDKGLPPLNTDCQLIIKVEDVNDNKPEIQVTSLSNVVSEDAKIGTVISLISVSDKDSGINGKVVCSLSDSVPFELKPSVQDNMYSLETKERLDRELVSEYNIKITATDLGEPSLSAYKTMFVQVSDVNDNVPQFSSNPLELYLTENNPLGASIFSVSASDRDINENAAITYHIIRDGGIQNDMATAMNINSETGVIHALKSFDFETVKRFQFHILATDSGAPSLSSNVTVKVFILDQNDNIPVILYPVSANGSAEGVEEIPRNVNAGHLVTKVRAYDADIGYNGWLLFSLQEVSDHSLFSLDRYTGQIRTLRSFTETDEAQHKLIILVKDNGNVSLSATATVIVKVVEPKEAFAASDVENAVKDEEENNVTFYLIITLGSVSVLFVISIIVLIVMQCSKSTDYSSKYVQEPNYDGTLCHSIQYRSGDKRYMLVGPRMSIGSTLVPGSNGNTLVIPDRRRRDSGEVRMAGSY
- the LOC113066495 gene encoding protocadherin alpha-3-like, whose product is MDAGGQRRRWEYCWIAICISFILAFGQRVSAQIRYSIPEEVKEGTALGNIAKDLGLEVSSLVDRHFRIVSGSKEELFQINQENGVLYVHKKIDRESLCAGSGVCMVNLKTVIENPLEIHYVEVEISDINDHSPSFPEKEQRLRIYENTLPGATYQLQAAVDPDSGTNSVRTYKLSPNDHFEIRLRESDEDKVPFLVLKKAVDREITTTYKLLLTAVDGGNPPKSGILNITITILDINDNHPVFSRDTYSVTLKENCITGTVVIRVNATDMDEGTNSDIEYSFATLNSDVNEFFELDQVTGEIRVKRKVDFEAAEVYKLDIQASDKGYPPMSANCRVVIKIIDVNDNWPDIEITSLYKNIPEDSKPGTVISLISVTDKDAGINGKVICQLIRHIPFELKPSFKDNMYSLVTKDRLDRETSSQYEITMTASDLGQPSLTASATITVQISDVNDNAPEFAINPLDLYIMENNAAGSSIISVSAFDRDTAENAMISYHIIRGDGTPNDLSSFLNINSATGVVYSLKSFDFETLKTSHFHVLATDSGTPSLSSNVTVNVFILDQNDNVPVILYPVSANGSAEGVEEIPRNVNAGHLVTKVRAYDADIGYNGWLLFSLLEVSDHSLFSLDRYTGQIRTLRSFTETDEAQHKLIILVKDNGNVSLSATATVIVKVVEPKEAFAASDVKNTVNDEEENNVTFYLIITLGSVSVLFVISIIVLIVMQCSKSKDYSSKYVQEPNYDGTLCHSIQYRSGDKRYMLVGPRMSIGSTLVPGSNGNTLVIPDRRRRDSGEVRIAGSY
- the LOC113067281 gene encoding protocadherin gamma-A11-like — translated: MGKDGQRRRWGYSWIALCLMMHCEQHVSAQIRYSIPEEVKEGSHVGNIAKDLGLDISSLEHRRFRIVSGSKDSFFQVNQNNGILYVHKKIDREEICDGNGACLLNLKIAVENPLEVHYVEVEITDVNDHFPSFPEKDLQIKIAENTLKGTRFGLPTARDLDVGVNSVRSYRLGQNDHFEIEVRESEDGDKSPFLLLQKPLDRESQEKHILTFTAIDGGNPPKSGSLNITVSVLDVNDNRPVCNRDTYTISLKENASPGFTVTFVNATDPDEGVNGEVEYTYSRNVQREVHDIFDLDKVTGEIRVKGKIDFEQNEIFRLNIMASDKGRPPMDTDCRVVIKIIDVNDNEPEIEITSLSNIVSEDSKPGTVISLISITDKDSGINGKVVCSLSKNVPFELKPYVQQNMYSLVTKESLDREVASHYDITVTATDLGNPALSASKSLSIEVSDVNDNTPQFPHSLLEMYMFENNPPGQSIFSVSATDEDKNENAHITYHIIGGDQTQNDMTSFLNINSETGVISALRSFDFELFKKFQFHILATDSGTPSLSSNVTVNVFILDQNDNVPVILYPVSANGSAEGVEEIPRNVNAGHLVTKVRAYDADIGYNGWLLFSLLEVSDHSLFSLDRYTGQIRTLRSFTETDEAQHKLLILVKDNGNVSLSATATVIVKVVEPKEAFAVSDVKNTVKDEEENNVTFYLIITLGSVSVLFVISIIVLIVMQCSKSTDYSSKYLQEPNYDGTLCHSIQYRSGDKRYMLVGPRMSIGSTIVPGSNGNTLVIPDRRRRDSGEVRMPD
- the LOC113067279 gene encoding protocadherin gamma-A11-like, whose protein sequence is MGKDGQRRRWGYSWIALCLLMHCEQHVSAQIRYSIPEEVKEGSHVGNIAKDLGLDISSLEHRRFRIVSGSKDSFFQVNQNNGILYVHKKIDREEICDGNGACLLNLKIAVENPLEVHYVEVEITDVNDHFPSFPEKDVHVEVAENTVKGARFDLPIARDLDVGVNSVRSYRLGQNDNFEIEVRDSEYGDKSPFLLLQKPLDRESQEKHILTFIAIDGGNPPKSGSLNITVSVLDVNDNRPVCNRDTYTISLKENASPGFTVTFVNATDPDEGVNGEVEYTYSRNVQRKVHDIFDLDKVTGEIRVKGKIDFEENEIYSLNIKASDKGRPPMNTDCRVIVKIIDVNDNEPEIEITSLSNIVSEDSKPGTVISLISITDKDSGINGKVVCSLSKNVPFELKPYVQQNMYSLVTKESLDREVASHYDITVTATDLGNPALSASKSLSIEVSDVNDNTPQFPHSLLEMYLFENNPPGQSIFSVSATDEDKNENAHITHHIVRGDQTQNDMTSFLNINSETGVISALRSFDFELLKKFQFHILATDSGTPSLSSNVTVNVFILDQNDNVPVILYPVSSNGSAEGVEEIPRNVNAGHLVTKVRAYDADIGYNGWLLFSLLEVSDHSLFSLDRYTGQIRTLRSFTETDEAQHKLIILVKDNGNVSLSATATVIVKVVEPKEAFAASDVKNTVKEEEENNVTFYLIITLGSVSVLFVISIIVLIVMQCSKSTDYSSKYLQEPNYDGTLCHSIQYRSGDKRYMLVGPRMSIGSTLVPGSNGNTLVIPDRRRRDSGEVRMAD